GCACCCGGTCGTAGCTCAGCTCGTCATAACGAGTCGCCGTAGGCACCTTCTTGGGATCGGCATCGTAAACGCCATCGACGCTGGTGCCCTTCAGCAGCGCATCACAGCCCATTTCGGCCGCCCGCAACGCCGCGGTGGTATCAGTGGTGAAAAACGGAAGGCCGGTACCCGCCGCGAACAGCACGACGCGGCCCTTCTCCATATGCCGCTGCGCCTTGCGGCGGATATAGGGTTCGCAGACGCTGGCCATCGGTATGGCGGACTGGACGCGCGTGTCGATCCCCTGCTGCTCCAGCGCATTCTGCATCGCCAGCGCGTTCATCACGGTCGCCAGCATGCCCATATAATCGGCCGACGCACGGTCGAAGCCCTGCGCCGCGCCGGCCA
Above is a genomic segment from Sphingomonas sp. IW22 containing:
- the pyrH gene encoding UMP kinase; translation: MTRPTFNRILLKLSGEVLMGQGQYGIDPATCERVAREVKAVVDGGHEVCMVVGGGNIFRGLAGAAQGFDRASADYMGMLATVMNALAMQNALEQQGIDTRVQSAIPMASVCEPYIRRKAQRHMEKGRVVLFAAGTGLPFFTTDTTAALRAAEMGCDALLKGTSVDGVYDADPKKVPTATRYDELSYDRVLADNLKVMDASAVALCRDSDIPIVVFNIRDEGNLAAVLHGEGTATIVRKSA